In the Bacillus sp. Bos-x628 genome, one interval contains:
- a CDS encoding toprim domain-containing protein, producing MIIRKNGFEYDIDVDIREELSNFDWHRPNIKGSEMMACSPFRDEHTPSFAVNLETGLWQDFGGFGSQSKGNLITLLSYLRNETPSEIEDYLLAKYGIDLSDVDKLELNVDFSIDSNTETIISSEAYRQFAFRSPYLEKRGISEKIQRAFRIGYDKASKAVSFPWQDIKGNIVNIKFRSTTSKQFFYYPKGQQLKNHIYGLHFIYKLKSETVYLVESEIDALYLWTHGLPAVAIGGSKISDKRKQLLLRSPIKRLVLATDNDAVGEEIRGRVTDMLAGSMEVYEIHLPDKVKDVNDLTTDELKDVCENATPRNIKLF from the coding sequence GTGATCATTAGAAAGAACGGCTTTGAGTACGACATTGACGTTGATATTCGGGAAGAACTCTCCAACTTTGATTGGCACAGGCCTAACATAAAGGGAAGTGAAATGATGGCATGTTCCCCATTCAGGGATGAACATACACCCTCCTTTGCTGTTAACTTGGAAACAGGCTTGTGGCAGGATTTTGGAGGATTTGGAAGTCAAAGTAAAGGAAATTTAATAACTCTGCTGTCGTATCTTAGAAATGAGACACCTTCGGAAATAGAAGATTACTTGCTAGCCAAGTACGGTATCGATCTTAGTGATGTTGACAAACTTGAACTTAATGTTGATTTTAGTATCGATTCTAATACTGAAACTATTATCAGTAGCGAGGCATACAGGCAATTTGCTTTCCGTTCCCCGTATCTCGAAAAGAGAGGAATTAGCGAGAAGATACAGCGTGCCTTTAGAATCGGCTATGACAAAGCAAGCAAGGCTGTTTCTTTTCCTTGGCAAGACATAAAAGGGAATATTGTAAATATAAAGTTTAGATCAACCACGTCAAAACAATTCTTCTACTATCCGAAAGGACAACAATTGAAGAACCATATTTATGGTTTACACTTCATATATAAATTGAAGTCAGAAACAGTTTACCTAGTGGAATCAGAAATTGATGCTTTATATCTGTGGACACATGGTTTGCCTGCTGTAGCGATAGGGGGAAGTAAGATAAGTGATAAGCGTAAACAACTATTACTTAGATCACCAATTAAACGACTGGTACTGGCCACTGATAACGACGCTGTAGGGGAAGAGATCAGAGGGAGAGTTACAGACATGCTGGCGGGTTCTATGGAGGTATATGAAATTCATTTACCTGATAAGGTAAAGGATGTAAACGATCTCACGACTGACGAATTAAAAGACGTGTGTGAGAATGCCACACCTAGAAATATAAAATTATTTTAA